In the genome of Fervidobacterium nodosum Rt17-B1, the window ACCTTTTACCTTTTGCACCAGCTGCAAGTAATACAGCTCCCATTGACGCAGCCTGACCAACGCATATCGTCGCAACATCACATTTTACGTATTGCATTGTATCGTATATAGCCAATCCAGCCGTTACAAGACCACCGGGTGAATTTATGTAAAGCTGGATATCTTTATCTGGATTTTCTGCTTCAAGGAAAAGAAGCTGTGCAACAACAAGGTTAGCAACATGGTCATCTATTGCACTGCCAAGGAAGATAATCCTATCTTTGAGGAGTCTTGAGTAAATATCGTAAGCTCTTTCATAGCGACCTGTGCTTTCGATAACTATTGGGACGTATTGATCGAGTATTTTTTTAAGTTCTCTATCCATTTCCATGCTTTATCACCACTTTTCATCTTTTTCAAACTTCAAATTCAAAAATTATTCTGACTTTTCTTCTTCATTTTTCTCATCTTTGTTGAAAGAAACTTCTTCAACCTGGACTTTGTCTATAAGTAAGTTTGCGACTTTTGATTCGACTATATCCATTATAACTTCGTTTCTGAGATCTATTCTTGATTTAATCAAAGCTTCTGCTCTATCTGGGCTTACTCCCCATTCAACTGAAACTATTTCCGCATATGCTTTTATATCCTCATCGTTAACTTTTACATCGTTTTCCTCGGCTAATTTTTTAACTACAAGGTCTTTCTTGATAAGGTTGATGTAATAGTTTTTAAACTCCTCAACGAGTTTTTCTTCACTACCGTAGCTTTTGATATAATCGTCGTATTTTCCTTCTTCTTTTAAATTATCTATTATATTTTCAACAGCTCTTTGAATTGTTTTTTCACTAATATCAATTTCTGTTGCTGATGGTATTTGGTCAATTATCTGCATTCTATAAGAATCGCCTAATTCTCTATCGTATATTTCCTTACCCTCGTTTCTGAACTTTTCCTTTAAACCTTCCAATGTTTCAACATTTTCTATAGCAAGGCTTTTGACAAATTCATCGTTCAAAACGGGGAGTATTCTATTATATATTTCTTCGACTTCTAGTATATATTTATAGGTAATTTTCTCATTTTCGCTTTTTTCAAATGTCTTCTCAAATTCAACAGTATCACCTTTTTTCTTACCATAAAGCTGTTTGACAGCATCTCTTTCATCGTCTTTTAAAAGTAAGTATTCTCTTTCTTCATGGTCTCTAATTGCTTTTTCGTTCAGTAAAACAGTTTCCTTAACCTTGACAACATCACCCTCTTGTGCTTCTCCCTCTTTTGGTTCAAGAACAGCATGTTCATCTAACATATATTTTACTCTCATTTCGACATAACTTTCAAGCACTTCATCCTCTTTTGCTTTTCTAACTTTAATTTTAGACGGGTCGAACGTTACTTCTGGTTCGAGGTGAAGCTCAACAACAACTTTTCCACCATTAGCATCAAATCTTGCATCAACGATAACTGGAGGAATAACAACACTTATATTTTCTTTGTCGAGTTCATCTTCGACTTCTATTATCGCTTCATCTGCTACATAAATATTATAGAATGCATCTTTAAGTCTAAGTTTGTATATCTCCTTTGGAACTCTTCCTACTCTGAATCCTTCTATTTGATATCCTTTGCTGTTAAGTGAATTTACGGCTTTATCTTCTAATCTTTTAACATCGTTGGCATCAAAAATATATTCTTTTACAATGACATTTTTATCTTTTTCTAATTCATTAATTTGCATTACTACACCTCCTAATTTTTCACTTTAAAAAGGGGCAATTTCGCCCCTTTTTATAGGTTAATTACAGAAAATTACTCTACTATTTGCAATACTGAAACTTCTGCACCGTCGCCCCTTCTTTGACCAACTTTTATTACTCTTGTGTATCCACCGTTTCTGCCTGTGTATTTTGGTGCAATCTCGTCGACAAGTTTGTTAACAAGTTTTCTATCTCCAAGTTCTGCAAAAAGTTGTCTTCTTAACGCTATACTTTCTTCTTTATTCTCATCTTTTATTTTGTAAGCTTTTACTGCTTTTGTTATAAGTTTTTCAATATATTCTTTTCCTACCTTTGCCTTTACCGTTGTTGTCATTATTGTGCCGTGTTCTATGATTTCTTTTGCAAGGTTTCTCATGAGTGACCTTCTGTGTGAACCGTATCTATTTAGTTTATTTCTCTTCATCCTGTGTCTCATTTCATTTGTCCCCCTTTCTTAGTGACAGACCAAATTTGTCACGGAGTTTTTCTCTTACTTCCTCGAGAGATTTGAGGCCAAAATTCTTTATTTTCATCAACTCTTCTTCTGTTCTTGATAACAGATCACCTATTGTCTCTATCTTGTCTCTCTTCAAACAATTAAGTGATCTTGCAGATAGTTCTAGTTCTTCAACTTTTTTGCTCATTACATCTTCTGGCGAACCTATTTCTTCTGTTACTACTGCAGTTTCTTGTATTATTGGTATTGGTAATTCCTCAACATCACTAAGACTTTGTTCGATAAACATAAAGTGGTCAAGAATTATTTTTAGTGAATGCTTCAAAGCTTCAGATGGTTTTATGCTCTTCTTTGTCCAAATTTCAAGAATGAGTTTTTCATAGTCCGTTCTTTTATCAACACGAACATTTTCAACAAGCCAATTGACTTTTATAACTGGGCTGTAGACTCCATCTAAAACAATCCAACCTATTTCTGGTCTTTCATTTCTATCTGCTGCCGGGACAAAGCCTTTTCCAAATGTTGCATAGAGTTCTATTTCTAAATCAGCGTCTTCGTTCAGCGTTGCAAGGTAATGACCTGGATTGACCACAACTACTCCCGCTGGGCATTCAATATCCCCTGCCGTAAGTACTCCAGGTCCTTTTTTATTTATCGTTAATTTCACAGGCGATTCAACGTAGGTATCAACGCGTAATTGCACTTTCTTAAGATTCAAGAGTATATCCATTATGTCTTCTTTTGCGCCTTCGATTGTATCAAACTCATGGTATTTTTCTGGTTTTACGAATCTTACATCAGTTATTGCAAAACTTGGAATAGAAGAGAGGAGAACTCTTCTAAGTGTATTCCCAACTGTTACGGCGTAACCTTTTTCAAGCGGTGAGAGGGAATACCTTGCATAATAATGGTCCTCGTGTTCTACCTGCTCTTCTAATTTGAATTTCCTTCCTGTAATTTGAATCATTAAGATCACCTCGAGTAGAATTCGACAATAGCCTGTACGTTAACTGGGAGATCAATAATTTCTTCTAATTTTGGATTTCTTACGTATACTCCTTTAAATTGATCGTAATCAACTTCAAGCCAATTTGAAATTGCTCTACCTTTATTTAGCTCTATTGCTTGTTTGATTGGTTCTATTGTTCTGCTTCCTTCTTTTATAGAAATAACATCACCTGGTCTGACTTGGTATGATGGGATGTCAACTTTCTTCCCGTTTACAAGTACATGTCCGTGAGAGACAAGTTGTCTTGCTGCTCTTCTGTTAATTGCGAATCCAAGTCTGTAAACAACATTATCAAGTCTTCTCTCAACTTGTGCTACCAGGTTTTCACGGGTATCGCCAGATTGTTTGACAGCTCTTTCGTAGTATATTCTAAATTGTTTCTCAAGTACTCCGTAAATTCTCTTCATTGTTTGTTTAGCTCTGAGTTGGAGAGCATATTGTGTTAGTTTTTTCTTTTCTCTACCGTGTTGTCCAGGTGCGAATGGTCTCTTGTCAAATGGACATTTCTCGCTGAAGCATCTTTCACCCTTAAGGTACAATTTCATTCCTTCTCTTCTACACAATTTGCACAAAGGCCCTGTGTTTCGTGCCATTATTTTCCCTCCTTTGGTTTCAAAAATCAGATGTAACTTTTCTTAGCCCTCTCTTACAAAGTTTACTAAGTTTATCTATATCGATTCAATTATTTCACGTATTATACTCTTCTTCTTTTTGGAGGTCTACAACCGTTAAATGGGATTGGTGTAGCATCTCTTATATTGTCAATTTCTAGTCCAGCTGCTTGAAGAGTTCTTATAGCTGTTTCTCTTCCAGCACCAGGTCCTTTGACAATAACGTCAACTCTTTTAATTCCCATTTTGACAGCATCTTTCGCTACTTTATCGGCTGCAAGTTGTGCTGCGTACGGTGTACCTTTCCTTGTACCTTCAAAACCTGTCGTTCCACCGCTTGCCCAGCTTAAAACGTGTCCTGTTGGATCTGTCAAGCTGATTATTGTATTATTGTATGTTGACTTTATGTGGACTACACCATGATCAACCGCTACTCTTTTCTTTTGTTTTGTTCTTGTTGTTCGGC includes:
- the clpP gene encoding ATP-dependent Clp endopeptidase proteolytic subunit ClpP, whose protein sequence is MDRELKKILDQYVPIVIESTGRYERAYDIYSRLLKDRIIFLGSAIDDHVANLVVAQLLFLEAENPDKDIQLYINSPGGLVTAGLAIYDTMQYVKCDVATICVGQAASMGAVLLAAGAKGKRFALPNSRIMIHQPLGGAEGSAKDVEILTKELLRIKRIINEILSKHTGQDIERIEKDTDRDFFMSAQEAMEYGIIDKVIKPGER
- a CDS encoding trigger factor encodes the protein MQINELEKDKNVIVKEYIFDANDVKRLEDKAVNSLNSKGYQIEGFRVGRVPKEIYKLRLKDAFYNIYVADEAIIEVEDELDKENISVVIPPVIVDARFDANGGKVVVELHLEPEVTFDPSKIKVRKAKEDEVLESYVEMRVKYMLDEHAVLEPKEGEAQEGDVVKVKETVLLNEKAIRDHEEREYLLLKDDERDAVKQLYGKKKGDTVEFEKTFEKSENEKITYKYILEVEEIYNRILPVLNDEFVKSLAIENVETLEGLKEKFRNEGKEIYDRELGDSYRMQIIDQIPSATEIDISEKTIQRAVENIIDNLKEEGKYDDYIKSYGSEEKLVEEFKNYYINLIKKDLVVKKLAEENDVKVNDEDIKAYAEIVSVEWGVSPDRAEALIKSRIDLRNEVIMDIVESKVANLLIDKVQVEEVSFNKDEKNEEEKSE
- the rplQ gene encoding 50S ribosomal protein L17, translated to MRHRMKRNKLNRYGSHRRSLMRNLAKEIIEHGTIMTTTVKAKVGKEYIEKLITKAVKAYKIKDENKEESIALRRQLFAELGDRKLVNKLVDEIAPKYTGRNGGYTRVIKVGQRRGDGAEVSVLQIVE
- a CDS encoding DNA-directed RNA polymerase subunit alpha, with the translated sequence MIQITGRKFKLEEQVEHEDHYYARYSLSPLEKGYAVTVGNTLRRVLLSSIPSFAITDVRFVKPEKYHEFDTIEGAKEDIMDILLNLKKVQLRVDTYVESPVKLTINKKGPGVLTAGDIECPAGVVVVNPGHYLATLNEDADLEIELYATFGKGFVPAADRNERPEIGWIVLDGVYSPVIKVNWLVENVRVDKRTDYEKLILEIWTKKSIKPSEALKHSLKIILDHFMFIEQSLSDVEELPIPIIQETAVVTEEIGSPEDVMSKKVEELELSARSLNCLKRDKIETIGDLLSRTEEELMKIKNFGLKSLEEVREKLRDKFGLSLRKGDK
- the rpsD gene encoding 30S ribosomal protein S4, translating into MARNTGPLCKLCRREGMKLYLKGERCFSEKCPFDKRPFAPGQHGREKKKLTQYALQLRAKQTMKRIYGVLEKQFRIYYERAVKQSGDTRENLVAQVERRLDNVVYRLGFAINRRAARQLVSHGHVLVNGKKVDIPSYQVRPGDVISIKEGSRTIEPIKQAIELNKGRAISNWLEVDYDQFKGVYVRNPKLEEIIDLPVNVQAIVEFYSR
- the rpsK gene encoding 30S ribosomal protein S11 — protein: MAKGRTTRTKQKKRVAVDHGVVHIKSTYNNTIISLTDPTGHVLSWASGGTTGFEGTRKGTPYAAQLAADKVAKDAVKMGIKRVDVIVKGPGAGRETAIRTLQAAGLEIDNIRDATPIPFNGCRPPKRRRV